The Montipora foliosa isolate CH-2021 chromosome 14, ASM3666993v2, whole genome shotgun sequence genome window below encodes:
- the LOC137984282 gene encoding triple functional domain protein-like: protein MSLHETTRDLSFAFQPVIHEPLSNPEFLQNNVNGNVKVNGGITDGTHEQKVLLATMKEAFESKVQHPRRAMSLFLKAGKGLVSMGDEETALECFESLIHLAKEQLNHVCAEKSKLPPLTSEERTELYHKNSPRKHNSVKGDEQSDPKKPLLMLNGHCEQLLSSKTMENGDPDMNFIDCHSESSKSGPSEVTVETPSFQEITSHVVQASDESNVVVQEKSGTFYSPETPLEDNSFYSAESSLSLNTSIPLRFGEPVVQKLSFDHESVMSCAAELVQEEMQICELVESAESVTEVCEVDTVESGDNISVCSIGSMDCVEETHENEIVMECVTNVVEEVSMSPVKKALIRRGYVVNELLDTEQSYIQDLGHVVKGFISEFSSCSDLPLELKNKEKEVFSNLEEIYEWHSKEFYIKVKQFEDEPDVIGDVFIQSEQRMEELYSEYCRNKLKSDSLVQRYADFFFKSCKERLGQRLQLSDYLIKPVQRITKYQLLLKDILKQQERAGEDCTQLGEALDVALRILKRTNDMVNVGMLQGFEVNPGETGELILQDEFIVVDGKAKTKGKERRVFLFEKIIIFSEPMTREGGLPAYRYMHNMKTKGIGQTESIDSNPCKWAVWLRKRGGAEIFILQASSPETKETWINAIKECHHSKKRAGLLKSWYKHRGRSSDKETDSPDAGLLRIRSPKHGESRRTTFKRKTSKSTKSSRKLGEMSSSERLRENIKKYRTEARLLAVDPTSFEDESDEADGLENSSVLQSPSSEKDAEIKVAEMSSGERWHKLEAEENQLQKLLHVTRMMAARLLQLSDRERALGLYSDVIAGMLSMEELRKLEGVFSQRDVILGRSQEIYEAYRNARTNFGLEVEDSYNSLTSLLNEAAGFASVIRGSSWSVVLYSLTAAAACREQHWRDASQAFYRASMVYTNLQATMCAVDSLLDAHWVCCQAEDYFDALQFLYNGFIRALSAKDLIRCLRLEQQALHLVDKINSLGPRVFDLSTEEGELDARQQINSYRVEFLVNMSRATRRRDWAWFEIAETELQKFCSGNGHQADAILQNVFLKIKKSLPGTS from the exons ATGTCTCTACACGAAACGACACGGGATCTTTCTTTTG CATTTCAGCCAGTTATCCATGAACCACTGTCAAACCCCGAATTTCTGCAGAATAATGTAAATGGGAATGTGAAAGTGAATGGAGGCATAACAGATGGCACTCATGAGCAAAAAG TGCTTCTTGCAACGATGAAGGAAGCATTTGAAAGCAAAGTACAGCACCCAAGAAGAGCAATGTCACTATTCCTTAAGGCAGGAAAAG GACTTGTTTCGATGGGAGATGAGGAAACTGCCCTGGAATGTTTCGAGTCGCTGATTCATCTGGCCAAGGAGCAGCTCAATCATGTTTGTGCTGAAAAGTCTAAACTTCCACCGTTAACATCTGAGGAAAGGACAGAACTATATCACAAG AATTCACCAAGGAAACACAATTCAGTAAAAGGAGATGAACAGTCAGACCCCAAGAAACCTCTATTGATGCTAAATGGTCACTGTGAACAATTATTATCCTCTAAGACTATGGAAAATGGAGATCCAGACATGAACTTTATTGACTGCCATTCTGAGTCAAGTAAATCTGGTCCAAGTGAAGTGACAGTTGAAACACCAAGTTTCCAAGAAATTACTTCACATGTTGTACAAGCCAGTGACGAATCAAACGTAGTTGTGCAGGAGAAGTCTGGAACATTCTATTCCCCCGAGACTCCTCTTGAAGATAATTCCTTTTATTCAGCTGAGAGTTCTCTGTCACTTAATACTAGTATACCCTTGCGTTTTGGTGAACCTGTGGTACAGAAGTTGTCATTTGATCACGAGTCAGTTATGTCCTGTGCAGCTGAACTTGTACAGGAAGAGATGCAGATATGCGAGCTTGTGGAAAGCGCAGAGTCTGTGACAGAGGTCTGTGAAGTTGACACAGTGGAATCTGGGGACAATATCAGCGTTTGTAGCATTGGAAGCATGGACTGTGTTGAAGAGACACATGAGAATGAGATTGTCATGGAATGTGTTACAAATGTTGTCGAAGAAGTTTCGATGAGTCCTGTGAAGAAAGCACTCATTAGAAGAGG ATATGTAGTGAATGAACTTTTGGATACTGAGCAGAGTTATATACAGGACCTTGGTCATGTTGTTAAG GGATTCATTTCAGAGTTTTCCTCGTGTAGCGATCTTCCCTTGGagttaaaaaacaaagaaaaagaagtctTTTCCAACTTAGAAGAAATCTATGAATGGCATTCAAA AGAATTTTATATCAAAGTGAAGCAGTTTGAAGATGAGCCTGACGTTATTGGTGACGTGTTTATCCAGTCG GAACAACGAATGGAAGAGTTGTACTCGGAGTATTGCAGGAACAAACTCAAGTCTGACTCTCTAGTTCAGAGATACGCGGATTTCTTCTTCAAG AGCTGTAAAGAAAGACTTGGCCAAAGACTCCAGCTGTCAGACTACCTGATCAAGCCTGTACAGAGAATAACCAAATACCAACTGCTTCTAAAG GATATCCTGAAACAGCAGGAGAGAGCCGGAGAGGATTGCACTCAACTGGGA GAAGCCTTGGATGTTGCCTTGAGAATTCTCAAACGCACAAATGACATGGTGAATGTAGGAATGCTACAAGGCTTTGAA gtGAACCCTGGCGAAACCGGAGAACTTATTCTTCAG GATGAATTTATCGTCGTTGATGGAAAAGCGAAgacaaaaggaaaagaaagaagggTTTTCTTGTTcgagaaaataattatttttagtgAACCTATGACCAGAGAGGGAGGGCTTCCTGCTTACAGATATATGCACAACATGAAG ACCAAAGGTATCGGCCAAACGGAATCCATAGATAGCAATCCTTGTAAATGGGCAGTTTGGTTGAGGAAGCGTGGAGGAGCGGAAATATTCATCCTGCAAGCGTCTTCACCTGAAACCAAGGAAACGTGGATCAATGCCATCAAAGAATGTCACCACAGCAAGAAAAGAGCGGGACTCTTGAAAA GTTGGTATAAACATAGAGGTCGAAGTTCGGACAAGGAAACAGA TTCTCCCGATGCAGGACTTCTCAGAATTCGCTCCCCGAAACATGGAGAAAGCCGGCGCACAACCTTCAAACGAAAAACCTCCAAGTCCACAAAATCATCAAGGAAATTGGGAGAAATGAGCTCCTCGGAACGACTCCGGGAAAATATCAAGAAGTATCGCACGGAGGCGAGACTTTTAGCAGTTGATCCGACGTCATTTGAAGATGAAAGCGATGAAGCCGATGGGCTGGAGAATTCTTCTGTTCTCCAGTCCCCTTCTTCCGAAAAGGACGCGGAGATTAAAGTGGCCGAGATGTCCTCGGGAGAGCGCTGGCACAAGTTAGAAGCGGAA GAAAATCAACTCCAGAAGCTTTTGCATGTGACTAGAATGATGGCGGCCAGGTTACTACAGTTGAGCGATCGAGAGAGGGCCCTGGGACTGTACAGTGACGTCATTGCAGGGATGCTCTCTATGGAGGAACTGAGGAAACTTGAAGGG GTGTTTTCCCAAAGGGATGTTATACTCGGTCGCAGTCAAGAAATTTATGAAGCATACAGAAACGCGCGGACAAATTTTGG TTTAGAGGTGGAGGATTCTTATAACTCGCTGACAAGTCTTCTCAATGAAGCTGCCGG ATTTGCCAGTGTGATCAGAGGGAGTTCGTGGTCTGTTGTCCTCTACTCTTTAACAGCTGCCGCAGCCTGCAGAGAACAGCACTGGCGCGACGCTTCACAAGCATTCTACCGTGCATCGATGGTGTATACTAATTTACAAGCCACAATGTGCGCAG TGGACAGTTTGTTAGATGCGCATTGGGTGTGCTGTCAAGCAGAGGACTATTTTGATGCTCTACAGTTTCTTTATAATGGCTTCATCCGGGCGCTATCAGCCAAAGACTTAATCAGATGTTTGAG ATTAGAACAACAAGCACTGCATCTGGTAGACAAAATCAATTCACTCGGCCCCAGAGTGTTTGATTTGTCGACGGAGGAGGGGGAACTGGATGCTAGACAACAAATCAATAGTTATCGTGTTGAATTCCTGGTTAACATGAGTCGAGCAACGCGACGAAGGGACTGGGCCTGGTTTGAAATCGCGGAAACAGAACTGCAGAAGTT CTGCTCAGGGAATGGTCACCAGGCCGACGCTATCCTGCAGAATGTGTTTCTCAAGATCAAGAAGTCTTTACCAGGAACTTCCTAG